Proteins co-encoded in one Macrobrachium nipponense isolate FS-2020 chromosome 24, ASM1510439v2, whole genome shotgun sequence genomic window:
- the LOC135203636 gene encoding Bardet-Biedl syndrome 2 protein homolog, which produces MKKRFKAITENSRCGSSRKKPVSKNQAVSIFSYDLDGDGVAELITGWSNGKVDARNDRSGEVVFKDNFKSTVAGIVQGDYRMDGKNQLICCSTDGEIRGYQPSSPESRYSLMDVNIEQETIRELSQRRHTLLMELKNYEENQRMGSSGEIIYGKPSSAGDQVGIIPANTQLQTGLAIDMGSEEKNKPPHVEIALATTNDTVIKAVIIFAEGIFEGESHVFHPRDNALASSVRVPLYPPKDVPVDLHIKAMVGYKGSLHYHVFELTRQLPRFSMYALCTTPVNQPQGFVKFKNFKIHERVARIVMWINANFLLLEDLQLGEQGDLDISFLSLRTTMPLVIQSTANCELTIKTDDMDLAGDLIQALSNYLNLEDLQVEADFPSELEQLGTVLERVEEYHATRQRLSADMADHSGVIRTLVVRAEDARLMFDMQSMRQWYSELFNLNKDLINGYKIRCNNHQELLNCLKQVNQTIQKAGRLRVGKSKTTVVSACRQAIKNNNISALTKIIRSGKS; this is translated from the exons ATGAAGAAGAGATTTAAAGCAATCACTGAGAATAGCAGGTGTGGAAGTAGCAGGAAAAAACCTGTT TCCAAAAATCAAGCGGTATCCATCTTCAGTTACGACCTGGATGGTGATGGGGTAGCAGAGCTCATAACTGGATGGAGCAATGGCAAGGTTGATGCTAGAAATGATCGCAGCGGTGAGGTAGTTTTTAAG GATAATTTCAAATCTACTGTTGCTGGCATCGTGCAAGGTGATTATCGTATGGATGGAAAGAATCAGCTTATTTGTTGTTCAACTGATGGAGAAA TCAGAGGATACCAGCCGTCGTCCCCTGAGAGTCGGTACTCTTTGATGGACGTGAACATTGAACAGGAGACAATAAGGGAATTAAGTCAGAGACGCCACACTCTTCTGATGGAATTGAAAAACTACGAGGAAAACCAGAGGATGGGATCGTCTGGAGAGATCATTTATGGTAAACCCTCGTCAGCAGGCGACCAAGTTGGAATTATACCT GCAAATACTCAGCTTCAAACTGGACTTGCTATTGACATGGgtagtgaagagaaaaataaaccg CCTCATGTGGAGATTGCTTTGGCAACAACCAACGACACTGTAATTAAAGCCGTCATCATATTTGCGGAAGGAATATTTGAAGGCGAGAGTCATGTTTTTCATCCGAGAGACAATGCGCTGGCAAGTAGTGTACGAGTTCCTCTGTATCCCCCGAAG GATGTGCCAGTTGATCTTCACATCAAAGCTATGGTTGGCTACAAGGGGTCTCTTCATTACCATGTCTTTGAGCTAACCAGGCAGCTCCCGAGGTTTTCAATGTATGCCCTGTGTACAACCCCAGTGAATCAACCTCAAGGCTTTGTCAAgtttaaaaatttcaaaattcacGAGCGTGTTGCAAGG ATTGTCATGTGGATCAATGCAAATTTTTTGCTCTTGGAAGATCTGCAGTTAGGGGAGCAAGGAGACCTGGATATCTCTTTCTTGTCCTTACGTACCACCATGCCGCTGGTTATCCAGTCGACGGCCAATTGTGAATTAACCATTAAAACGGATGATATGGATCTTGCTGGAGACCTTATCCAAGCATTGTCTAATTATCTCAATTTAGAAGATTTGCAG GTTGAAGCAGACTTTCCATCAGAACTAGAACAGCTGGGAACAGTGCTGGAACGAGTTGAAGAGTATCATGCGACAAGACAAAGGCTGTCTGCTGATATGGCGGACCATTCTGGGGTCATTCGCACATTAGTGGTCAGGGCAGAAGATGCCAGACTCATGTTTGATAT GCAAAGCATGCGTCAGTGGTATAGCGAACTGTTTAACCTGAACAAAGACCTCATCAACGGGTACAAGATAAGATGCAACAACCACCAGGAACTTCTCAATTGTCTCAAACAAGTCAATCAGACTATACAAAAAGCAGGTCGATTAAGAG ttggGAAATCCAAGACAACAGTTGTGAGTGCATGCAGGCAAgccatcaagaacaacaacatcagCGCCTTGACAAAAATAATTCGGTCTGGCAAATCATAA